The following are from one region of the Stanieria sp. NIES-3757 genome:
- a CDS encoding hypothetical protein (protein of unknown function DUF6 transmembrane): MVTIPNYLTNIQGELAALTAAFLWAVSSIVYGLVGQKITPLLLNFIKGIIAIAFILITLVWQGEAIPNLPVFPATLLLLSGAIGIGLGDTAYFAAINHIGARRTLLLETLAPPISAGLALIFIGEQLTSISWCGVFLTLLGVAWVISERNPVVNNSHNLKIGIVWGLLAALSQAIGAVLSRFALIDSNITPLWSTLLRLVAGTIIVSLLLLFPAVNQIKSIIQNKYSAAAPFSFSFSGASFISLGGTITLASFTSTYLGIWLQQISLKFAPTGIAQTLLSTSPLFILPIAIALGEKVSFRAILGVFVAVGGIGLLFIN; the protein is encoded by the coding sequence TTGGTAACTATTCCTAATTACTTGACTAATATTCAAGGTGAATTAGCAGCTCTCACAGCAGCATTTTTATGGGCAGTTTCTTCTATAGTTTATGGTTTAGTCGGACAAAAAATTACTCCTCTCCTACTAAATTTTATCAAAGGCATAATCGCGATCGCATTTATTTTAATTACTCTAGTTTGGCAAGGAGAAGCAATCCCGAATTTACCCGTCTTTCCTGCCACTCTTCTGCTGCTTAGTGGCGCAATTGGAATTGGATTAGGAGATACAGCTTATTTTGCTGCAATTAATCATATAGGCGCAAGACGTACCCTGCTGTTAGAAACTTTAGCACCACCAATATCGGCAGGGCTTGCTTTAATATTTATTGGCGAACAACTAACTAGTATTTCATGGTGTGGTGTTTTCTTAACCTTACTTGGTGTTGCCTGGGTGATTAGTGAAAGAAATCCTGTTGTTAATAACTCTCACAATTTAAAAATAGGCATTGTTTGGGGTTTACTAGCTGCTCTTTCTCAAGCAATTGGGGCAGTATTATCGCGTTTTGCTTTGATAGATTCTAATATTACTCCTCTTTGGAGTACTTTATTAAGATTAGTAGCTGGAACTATTATTGTTTCGCTTTTACTTCTATTCCCTGCTGTTAATCAAATAAAATCAATCATTCAGAATAAGTATTCTGCTGCTGCGCCTTTTAGTTTTTCCTTTTCAGGTGCAAGCTTTATATCTCTTGGGGGTACAATTACACTAGCTTCCTTTACTAGTACTTATTTAGGGATTTGGTTACAACAAATCTCACTCAAATTTGCTCCCACAGGAATTGCTCAAACCCTTCTATCCACCAGTCCACTATTTATTTTACCAATTGCGATTGCCCTAGGAGAAAAAGTCAGTTTTAGGGCAATTTTAGGAGTTTTTGTCGCTGTTGGTGGTATTGGATTATTATTTATTAATTAA
- a CDS encoding DNA mismatch repair protein MutS, whose protein sequence is MASEKTTPVTDYRNLEKEKLSPMYRHYVEVKEQYPNALLLYRVGDFFECFFQDAVIISRELELVQTSKDAGKEIGRVAMTGVPHHALERYSTMLVEKGYAVAICDQVEDAATAAAEKRIVKREVQKLLTPGTLTDDAMLNARRNNYLAAIAIAGDHWGLAYADISTGDFLTTQSSDLSALTLELLRLQPAEVLIPTNAPDFNTILRPGEKSKYLADCLPDCFCYSLRSQKPFTLVEATQRLKETFNLTSLEGIGCAHFPLAVRAAGGLLEYVEETQKAYQVPLQLLRTYSLADYLILDHQSRRNLEITQTVRDGTFYGSLLWALDATATAMGGRALRRWLLEPLLNINGIKARQDTIEELTVNTSLRQELREMLRKIYDLERLTGRVGAGSANARELLALAESLVRLTDLATIANYGKSPYLKAIQKVPSELEQLGNKVIAHLVESPPQLVKEGGLIRDGINDQLDQMKQRLEDDRQWLTNLELTERERTGIANLKVGYNKTFGYYLSLPRSKADYAPDNYLRKQTLTNEERYITSELKERETRILTARDDLNNLEYEVFSQLRAEVAEKAQEIRQIAKAIAAVDVLAGLAEIAVYQNYCRPEIVEGREIYIVDGRHPVVEKSLGNNFFVPNSAHMGDTEASHPDLIILTGPNASGKSCYLRQIGLIQLIAQIGSFVPATEAKLAICDRIFTRVGAVDDLATGQSTFMVEMNETANILNHATPKSLVLLDEIGRGTATFDGLSIAWAVAEYLATEIQSRTIFATHYHELNELESILTNVANYQVTVKEMPDKIIFLHQVRPGGADKSYGIEAGRLAGLPPSVITRAKQVMGQIEKHSKIALGLRQGIKQMSPLGINRNQAKSFEQLDIFEE, encoded by the coding sequence ATGGCATCTGAAAAGACGACACCAGTTACCGACTATCGCAACCTTGAGAAAGAAAAACTTTCCCCAATGTATCGCCATTATGTTGAGGTGAAAGAGCAATATCCTAATGCTTTGTTGTTATATCGGGTGGGCGATTTCTTTGAATGCTTTTTTCAAGATGCTGTAATTATCTCCCGTGAATTGGAATTAGTTCAAACCAGTAAGGATGCAGGTAAAGAAATTGGTAGAGTAGCGATGACGGGAGTGCCTCATCATGCTTTAGAACGCTACAGTACCATGTTGGTAGAAAAAGGTTATGCTGTGGCAATTTGCGATCAAGTAGAAGATGCTGCTACGGCTGCTGCAGAAAAAAGAATTGTTAAAAGAGAAGTCCAAAAATTATTAACTCCTGGTACTTTAACTGATGATGCGATGCTTAACGCCCGTCGCAATAATTATCTAGCTGCGATCGCTATTGCGGGAGATCATTGGGGTTTAGCCTATGCAGACATCTCTACAGGAGATTTTTTAACTACCCAATCAAGCGATTTATCTGCTTTAACTTTAGAATTACTACGTCTGCAACCTGCTGAAGTTTTGATTCCGACAAATGCCCCTGATTTTAATACCATCTTACGTCCAGGAGAGAAATCTAAGTATTTAGCCGATTGTTTACCAGATTGTTTTTGTTATTCATTGCGATCGCAAAAACCTTTTACTTTGGTAGAAGCAACCCAACGACTCAAAGAAACTTTTAACCTAACTTCTTTAGAAGGAATTGGTTGCGCTCATTTTCCTTTAGCGGTGAGGGCAGCAGGAGGGTTATTGGAATATGTGGAGGAAACCCAAAAAGCCTATCAAGTTCCACTACAACTTTTACGTACCTATAGTTTGGCAGATTATTTGATTTTAGATCACCAAAGCCGTCGTAATTTGGAAATAACTCAAACTGTCAGAGATGGTACGTTTTACGGTTCTCTTTTATGGGCTTTAGATGCTACTGCTACAGCAATGGGAGGTAGGGCATTACGACGCTGGTTATTAGAACCCCTACTGAATATTAATGGCATTAAAGCTAGACAAGATACGATTGAGGAATTGACAGTTAATACTTCTTTAAGGCAAGAGTTACGGGAAATGCTCCGCAAAATCTACGATTTAGAGAGATTAACGGGAAGAGTAGGGGCAGGAAGTGCAAATGCTAGGGAATTACTTGCTTTAGCCGAATCTTTGGTAAGATTAACCGATCTAGCTACTATTGCTAACTATGGTAAATCTCCTTACCTCAAAGCAATTCAAAAAGTTCCTTCAGAATTAGAACAATTAGGTAACAAAGTAATTGCTCATTTAGTCGAGTCACCACCACAGCTTGTCAAAGAAGGTGGTTTAATTCGGGATGGGATTAATGATCAACTCGATCAAATGAAACAAAGATTAGAAGATGATCGACAATGGTTAACTAATTTAGAACTAACTGAAAGAGAACGTACAGGAATTGCTAATCTCAAAGTTGGCTACAACAAAACCTTCGGGTATTATCTCAGTCTACCTCGTTCCAAAGCTGACTATGCTCCAGATAACTATCTGCGTAAGCAAACTTTAACCAACGAAGAAAGATATATTACTTCCGAACTAAAAGAAAGAGAAACCAGAATCCTGACCGCTAGAGACGATTTAAATAACTTAGAATACGAAGTTTTTAGTCAATTAAGAGCAGAAGTGGCTGAAAAAGCTCAAGAAATTCGCCAAATTGCCAAAGCGATCGCTGCTGTCGATGTCTTAGCAGGATTAGCCGAAATAGCAGTTTATCAAAACTATTGTCGTCCTGAAATTGTGGAAGGAAGAGAAATTTACATCGTTGATGGTAGACATCCCGTAGTGGAAAAGTCTCTAGGCAATAATTTCTTTGTCCCCAATTCTGCCCACATGGGAGATACAGAAGCGAGTCACCCTGATTTAATCATCCTAACAGGCCCCAACGCCAGTGGCAAAAGCTGTTATCTCAGACAAATAGGCTTAATTCAATTAATAGCTCAGATAGGTAGTTTTGTACCAGCTACAGAAGCAAAATTAGCAATATGCGATCGCATTTTTACCCGAGTTGGTGCAGTAGACGATTTAGCTACAGGGCAATCTACCTTCATGGTAGAAATGAATGAAACTGCTAATATCCTCAATCATGCTACACCCAAATCTTTAGTTTTACTCGATGAAATTGGTAGAGGTACAGCTACTTTTGACGGGCTTTCGATTGCTTGGGCAGTAGCCGAATATCTAGCTACAGAAATTCAATCGCGAACTATTTTTGCTACCCATTATCACGAATTAAATGAGCTTGAATCAATTTTAACCAACGTGGCAAATTACCAAGTCACCGTTAAAGAAATGCCCGACAAAATTATCTTTCTACATCAAGTTCGTCCAGGTGGCGCAGATAAATCCTATGGCATTGAAGCTGGTAGATTAGCAGGTTTACCTCCTTCAGTAATTACCAGAGCCAAACAAGTCATGGGACAAATTGAAAAACACAGTAAAATTGCCCTAGGGTTACGTCAAGGGATTAAACAAATGTCCCCCCTGGGAATTAATCGCAATCAAGCTAAATCCTTTGAGCAGTTAGATATTTTTGAAGAATAA
- a CDS encoding short-chain dehydrogenase/reductase SDR has protein sequence MKKNLLIAGGSRGIGGAIADIYHQADHNVYCISRTPATAGKWIKADLSQPEGIQKIANDLKNVPLDALLFLGGVWENNAFTSEYDFLTSSDSETRFVISVNTIAPKEYLILQPFSIG, from the coding sequence ATGAAAAAAAATCTACTAATTGCTGGAGGAAGCAGAGGAATTGGTGGAGCTATTGCCGATATTTACCATCAAGCCGATCATAATGTTTATTGTATCTCAAGGACACCAGCAACTGCTGGGAAATGGATTAAAGCTGACTTGAGCCAACCAGAAGGAATCCAAAAGATAGCCAATGACTTAAAAAACGTCCCTTTAGATGCATTATTGTTCCTCGGTGGTGTCTGGGAAAATAACGCATTTACAAGTGAATACGACTTTCTAACCAGTAGTGATTCTGAAACTCGTTTCGTTATTTCAGTTAATACAATTGCGCCCAAGGAATACTTGATATTACAGCCGTTTTCAATTGGTTAG
- a CDS encoding multicopper oxidase, type 3: MVKLNRRKFIVLSATGAGSVLASNWLWQKSISSQPLPQSSVNLSPLYQSSNGLLELDLEAKENLVDLGGQQAYLLTYNGQVPAPRLEAKPGDKVRIHFTNNLSQPTNIHYHGLHIPVTGNADNAFLHIEPGEKLTYEFSILSNHPSGTFWYHPHLHGLVAEQLFGGLAGLFIIRGEIDEIPEIKAATEEFLVLQDFSVDEEGRLLSSMHMSLMMGREGDVITVNGQVNPSFSLPHHGLMRLRILNASTSRFYRLMLENHSFYQISTDGHSLNEPIEVNELLLTPGQRADVLVRGNQKPGQYRLLNLPYDRGSMGMMGGRMMGGRGMGMMGRNNLDAPLTLATLNYQSSVQPLPLPTKLTTISALSEPEIVRSFELNHGMNPTVGMAFLINGQPYNQGRIDTQVKLNTTEDWDITNTGVMDHPFHIHGNAFQVISRNGQPESLLAWRDTVLVPRGETVRIRISFRDFVGKTVYHCHILDHEDLGMMGNLVIIE; encoded by the coding sequence ATGGTTAAACTTAACCGTCGTAAATTTATTGTTTTGAGTGCTACTGGGGCAGGATCAGTTTTAGCGAGCAATTGGCTATGGCAAAAAAGCATTTCTAGTCAACCTTTACCCCAATCATCGGTTAATCTTTCTCCTTTATACCAAAGCAGCAATGGCTTATTAGAACTAGATTTAGAAGCGAAAGAAAATCTAGTAGATTTAGGTGGACAACAGGCATATTTGTTGACTTATAACGGACAAGTTCCTGCACCACGTTTAGAAGCAAAACCAGGCGATAAAGTTCGTATTCACTTTACCAACAATCTTTCCCAACCGACTAACATTCATTATCATGGTTTACACATTCCTGTTACAGGAAATGCCGATAATGCTTTTCTTCATATCGAACCAGGAGAAAAACTAACCTATGAGTTTTCGATCCTGTCCAATCATCCTTCGGGTACATTTTGGTATCATCCCCATCTACATGGTTTAGTTGCAGAGCAATTATTTGGAGGGTTGGCGGGTTTATTCATCATCCGTGGAGAAATAGACGAAATTCCCGAAATTAAGGCAGCCACAGAAGAATTTTTGGTACTGCAAGATTTTTCCGTAGATGAAGAGGGAAGGCTTTTATCCTCGATGCACATGTCCCTGATGATGGGACGAGAAGGAGATGTAATTACGGTAAATGGTCAAGTTAATCCTAGTTTTTCTTTGCCTCATCATGGATTAATGCGTTTGCGAATTCTTAATGCTTCTACCTCTCGTTTTTATCGACTGATGCTCGAAAATCATTCTTTTTATCAGATTTCGACTGACGGTCATAGCTTAAACGAACCTATAGAAGTTAATGAATTACTATTAACACCAGGACAACGAGCTGATGTTTTAGTAAGAGGAAATCAAAAACCAGGACAATATCGTTTACTCAACTTACCTTATGATCGCGGTAGTATGGGCATGATGGGGGGTCGAATGATGGGCGGTAGAGGTATGGGTATGATGGGTAGAAATAACCTCGATGCACCCCTGACTCTAGCCACGCTCAACTATCAATCCTCTGTACAACCTCTTCCTTTACCAACCAAGCTTACTACTATCTCTGCATTATCAGAACCTGAAATAGTTAGAAGTTTTGAACTCAATCATGGTATGAATCCTACCGTAGGAATGGCTTTTTTAATCAATGGACAGCCTTACAATCAAGGTCGCATAGATACCCAAGTTAAACTCAATACTACAGAAGATTGGGACATAACTAATACAGGCGTAATGGATCATCCGTTTCACATTCACGGCAATGCTTTTCAAGTTATTAGTCGGAATGGTCAACCAGAATCATTACTTGCTTGGCGAGATACGGTTTTAGTGCCTAGAGGCGAAACCGTCCGCATTCGCATTTCTTTCCGCGATTTTGTGGGGAAAACTGTTTATCACTGCCACATTCTCGACCACGAAGATTTAGGGATGATGGGTAATTTAGTAATCATTGAATAA
- a CDS encoding sulfate transporter, with translation MIELFSRVARPHDAVLVTVPGLAGLHDIEDWQGATTIPGLVIDRYDAPLCFANAEDFKKRSLEAIEAEATPVEWFVLNMEANVEIDIIAIDILFELRDELAAQNITFAMSRVKQDLYLELKRVEFLKNFPAEYIYPTLDTAIATFEQHHLQMKEN, from the coding sequence GTGATTGAACTATTTTCTAGAGTTGCTCGCCCCCACGATGCAGTCTTAGTTACAGTTCCAGGTTTAGCAGGACTGCATGATATTGAAGATTGGCAAGGTGCAACAACCATACCAGGATTGGTAATTGATCGTTATGATGCGCCTTTATGCTTTGCTAATGCGGAAGACTTTAAAAAGCGATCGCTTGAGGCGATTGAGGCTGAAGCAACTCCTGTGGAATGGTTTGTCCTTAACATGGAAGCTAATGTCGAAATTGATATTATCGCGATCGATATTTTATTTGAGTTAAGAGATGAATTAGCAGCCCAAAATATTACCTTTGCGATGTCGAGAGTCAAACAAGATTTATATCTCGAACTCAAACGAGTAGAGTTTCTTAAAAATTTTCCCGCTGAATATATTTACCCTACTTTAGATACAGCGATCGCAACTTTTGAACAACATCATTTACAGATGAAGGAAAATTAG
- a CDS encoding NAD(P)H dehydrogenase, subunit NdhF3 family produces MNEIFSQTIWLVPLYALVGGVLAIPWSPGIIRQTGPRPSGYLNALMTLIALIHSILALLETWHQPVKYLSFQWLHAADLNISFDIVISSVTVGALVLITGLNLAAQIYAIGYMEMDWGWARFYSLLALFEAGMCTLVLCNSLFFSYVVLEILTLGTYLLIGLWFNQSLVVTGARDAFLTKRVGDLILLMGVVALLPLAGTWNYTELAQWAKTTTIDPTVATLLCLALIAGPLGKCAQFPLHLWLDEAMEGPMPATILRNTIVVSTGAWVLIKLQPVFALSPLASKVMIGIGAVTAIGASLIAIAQIDIKRSLSYSVSAYMGLVFIAVGTQQDETALRLLFTYAIAMSLLVMSIGGVVLNNITQDLTKYGGLWSRRPISGICYLVGAASLVAFPPLGCFWTLTEMADNLWNSHPWLVGVLVVVNGLTAFSITREFSLIFGGKPKQMTVRSPEGLWALVLPMTFGMGFALHVPILLHQWGLLPEWDNLNLTVATPLVISTLVGAGAAAFIYLNEKIAKPIELKPKAVQDFFAYDLYTAQIYRVTIVFVVGLVSQIIYWFDRYLVDGVINLVGLATIFSGESLKYNVSGQTQFYFLSIFLGVVLFVGVVCFPLLSQLSFVTFP; encoded by the coding sequence ATGAATGAGATATTTAGTCAGACGATCTGGCTAGTACCTTTATACGCTTTAGTCGGTGGCGTGCTAGCTATACCGTGGTCTCCAGGAATTATTCGTCAGACAGGACCAAGACCATCGGGTTATCTCAATGCTTTAATGACTTTGATAGCTTTGATCCACAGTATCTTAGCTCTTTTAGAAACATGGCATCAACCAGTGAAATATTTATCCTTTCAGTGGCTTCATGCTGCTGATTTAAATATCTCTTTTGATATAGTAATTTCCTCAGTTACTGTTGGGGCATTGGTTTTAATTACTGGTTTGAATTTAGCTGCTCAAATTTACGCCATTGGTTACATGGAAATGGATTGGGGTTGGGCGCGTTTCTACTCGCTACTAGCTTTGTTTGAAGCAGGGATGTGTACTTTAGTTTTGTGTAACTCCCTCTTCTTTAGTTATGTGGTGTTAGAAATTCTGACTCTCGGCACTTATCTATTAATTGGGTTGTGGTTCAACCAATCGTTAGTAGTCACAGGTGCGAGGGATGCTTTTTTAACCAAACGGGTAGGAGATCTAATCCTCTTAATGGGTGTAGTTGCGTTATTACCTTTAGCAGGGACTTGGAATTATACCGAGTTAGCCCAATGGGCAAAAACCACAACAATCGATCCTACTGTAGCAACTTTACTGTGTTTAGCCTTAATTGCTGGTCCTTTGGGTAAATGCGCTCAATTTCCCCTACATCTTTGGTTAGATGAGGCGATGGAAGGACCAATGCCAGCGACAATTTTACGAAATACGATTGTTGTTTCTACTGGTGCTTGGGTACTAATCAAATTACAGCCAGTTTTTGCCTTATCTCCTTTAGCCTCCAAAGTAATGATTGGCATCGGTGCGGTAACTGCCATTGGTGCTTCTTTAATTGCGATCGCGCAAATCGATATTAAACGCTCTCTTTCTTATTCTGTCAGCGCGTATATGGGTTTAGTTTTCATTGCTGTAGGAACCCAACAAGATGAAACTGCCTTAAGATTGCTCTTTACTTATGCGATCGCTATGTCGTTGTTAGTCATGAGTATTGGTGGAGTTGTGTTAAATAACATTACTCAAGATTTAACGAAATACGGCGGTTTATGGTCGCGTCGTCCTATATCTGGGATTTGTTATCTAGTTGGTGCAGCTTCTTTAGTTGCTTTTCCGCCTTTAGGCTGTTTTTGGACGCTAACGGAAATGGCAGATAACCTTTGGAATTCTCATCCTTGGTTAGTTGGGGTATTAGTTGTCGTCAATGGTTTGACTGCTTTTAGTATTACTCGCGAATTTAGTCTCATTTTTGGTGGTAAACCGAAGCAGATGACAGTGCGTTCACCCGAAGGTTTATGGGCGTTAGTGTTACCCATGACATTTGGAATGGGATTTGCCTTGCACGTACCGATTTTATTACATCAATGGGGTTTGTTACCCGAATGGGATAATCTGAATTTAACTGTCGCTACTCCTTTAGTTATCTCTACTTTAGTAGGTGCGGGTGCAGCAGCATTTATTTATCTCAATGAAAAAATTGCCAAACCAATTGAACTAAAACCCAAAGCAGTACAAGACTTTTTTGCATACGACTTATATACCGCTCAAATTTATCGCGTCACCATTGTTTTTGTAGTTGGTTTAGTTTCGCAAATTATTTATTGGTTTGATCGCTATTTAGTTGACGGAGTAATTAATTTAGTTGGCTTGGCAACTATCTTTAGTGGTGAAAGTTTAAAATACAACGTTTCTGGACAAACACAATTTTATTTCTTGTCAATTTTTCTGGGAGTAGTTTTATTTGTTGGAGTAGTTTGTTTTCCTTTACTCTCTCAATTATCTTTTGTAACTTTTCCCTAA
- a CDS encoding carbonic anhydrase, giving the protein MEVSRRKLMQLGAGFLGTATLTSVLGINLTDSEPAVAQNEITPDQALEKLMIGNKRFVDRKTIDPNQDPARLTEVAKEQKPFASILCCSDSRVPPEIVFDQGLGDLFVVRDAGEVVTSEQMGSLEFGTLVLGTKVLLVLGHEDCGAVKAAIVGDKVPGQIGAILAEIEPAVVDYKGQQENKEAVRKAVEANVLLQLNKLKKSTVLTELINSGNLKIVGGYYDLDKGEVTLIT; this is encoded by the coding sequence ATGGAAGTTTCTCGAAGAAAATTAATGCAGCTTGGTGCGGGCTTTTTAGGAACAGCTACGTTGACAAGTGTTTTAGGCATAAATCTTACTGATTCAGAACCAGCAGTTGCCCAAAACGAGATTACTCCTGACCAAGCTTTAGAAAAATTAATGATAGGAAATAAACGATTTGTTGATAGAAAAACGATAGATCCAAATCAAGATCCAGCCCGTTTAACTGAAGTAGCTAAAGAACAAAAACCCTTTGCTTCTATCCTCTGTTGTTCTGATTCAAGAGTACCGCCTGAAATTGTTTTCGACCAAGGATTGGGAGATTTATTTGTTGTTCGCGATGCGGGAGAAGTAGTTACCTCAGAACAAATGGGTAGTCTTGAATTTGGCACATTAGTATTGGGAACTAAAGTACTTTTAGTACTAGGACATGAAGATTGTGGTGCAGTCAAAGCAGCAATAGTAGGCGATAAAGTTCCCGGTCAGATTGGGGCTATTTTAGCAGAAATCGAACCTGCTGTAGTTGATTACAAAGGACAACAAGAAAATAAAGAAGCAGTTAGAAAAGCAGTAGAAGCTAATGTTTTGTTGCAACTTAATAAATTAAAGAAATCGACCGTCCTTACAGAATTAATTAATTCAGGAAACCTGAAAATTGTAGGAGGTTATTATGACCTCGATAAAGGGGAAGTAACTTTAATTACTTAG
- the ndhD3 gene encoding NADH dehydrogenase subunit 4, with protein sequence MLSFLLGLPVVGAIIIGFLPGKIESARLRQITTVFAVIIFAWTIWLLTQFDLSNTEWQFSEYLPWAEPIGLSYSLAVDGLSLPLLALNALLTIIAIYSIGENVERPRLYYSLILLINAGITGALAAQNLLLFVIFYELELIPFYLMIAIWGGEKRGYASIKFLLYTAVSGLLVLAAFLGIGFLNGATSFDYDTITTQGLSLNTQLFLLTVLLVGFGIKIPLVPLHTWLPDAYTEASSAVTILLGGILAKLGTYGLIRFGLQLFPEAWSIVAPGLAIIGTISVLYGALSAIAQKDIKRMVAYSSIGHMGYILVAAAAGTELSILGAVAQMIAHGLILALLFHLVGIVERKVGTRDLDVLNGLMNPVRGLPLTSALLIMAGMASAGIPGLVGFVAEFIIFQGSFSTFPIPTLLCIIASGLTAVYFVILLNRTCFGKLDNKLAYYPTVLRSESVPAFVLTIIILFLGIQPNWLLRWIEPTTDQLAVTDSQLPVISYQLPINSPQSTVINYQSPISTDKLP encoded by the coding sequence ATGCTTAGTTTTTTACTCGGGTTGCCTGTAGTTGGGGCTATTATTATTGGTTTTTTACCAGGAAAAATTGAATCGGCTCGTCTGCGACAGATTACCACAGTTTTTGCGGTAATTATTTTTGCTTGGACAATTTGGTTATTAACTCAATTTGATTTAAGTAATACTGAATGGCAATTTTCAGAATATTTACCTTGGGCTGAACCAATTGGTTTAAGCTATAGTTTGGCAGTTGATGGTCTATCTTTACCTCTGCTTGCTTTAAATGCTTTACTTACTATTATTGCCATTTATAGTATTGGAGAAAATGTCGAACGTCCTCGTCTTTATTATTCTCTAATTCTGTTAATTAATGCAGGGATAACTGGAGCTTTAGCTGCTCAAAATTTATTACTATTCGTAATATTCTATGAACTAGAATTAATCCCTTTTTATTTGATGATTGCCATCTGGGGCGGAGAAAAAAGAGGTTATGCTTCAATTAAATTTCTTCTTTATACAGCCGTATCTGGATTGTTAGTTTTAGCTGCATTTTTAGGAATTGGTTTTCTCAACGGCGCGACTAGTTTTGATTACGATACTATTACTACCCAAGGATTATCTTTAAACACTCAACTCTTTTTACTCACTGTATTATTAGTTGGATTTGGAATTAAAATTCCTTTAGTACCTCTGCATACTTGGTTACCTGATGCTTATACTGAAGCTTCTTCTGCTGTTACAATTCTTCTGGGCGGAATTCTAGCTAAACTTGGAACTTATGGCTTGATTCGCTTTGGGTTACAACTATTTCCCGAAGCTTGGTCAATTGTTGCCCCTGGACTCGCAATTATCGGTACAATCAGCGTACTTTATGGGGCTTTAAGTGCGATCGCACAAAAAGATATCAAACGCATGGTGGCTTATAGTTCTATCGGTCACATGGGTTATATTTTAGTGGCTGCTGCTGCTGGTACGGAATTAAGTATTTTGGGTGCAGTAGCACAAATGATTGCTCATGGTTTGATTTTGGCTTTACTCTTCCATTTAGTGGGTATTGTGGAAAGAAAGGTGGGAACTCGCGATTTAGATGTTCTCAATGGTTTAATGAACCCCGTTCGCGGTTTACCTCTTACCAGTGCCTTATTGATTATGGCAGGTATGGCTAGTGCTGGTATTCCTGGTTTAGTGGGATTTGTAGCTGAATTTATTATTTTTCAGGGCAGTTTTAGCACTTTTCCCATCCCTACTTTACTTTGCATTATCGCTTCTGGTCTTACAGCCGTTTACTTTGTCATCCTGCTTAATCGCACTTGTTTCGGCAAATTAGACAATAAATTGGCGTATTATCCCACTGTATTGCGTTCAGAAAGTGTTCCTGCTTTTGTACTAACCATTATCATTCTTTTCTTAGGAATTCAACCAAATTGGTTATTACGCTGGATCGAACCAACCACAGATCAATTAGCAGTTACTGATTCTCAGTTACCAGTTATTAGTTATCAATTGCCAATTAATAGTCCACAGTCAACAGTTATCAATTATCAGTCACCAATATCTACCGATAAGCTGCCCTAG